The Wolbachia endosymbiont of Oedothorax gibbosus region ATTAAAAGAGATAATACACAAGTTTATTAAACGTTCTGATGAATATAATCAGCTTATACATGATGGACAATATCCAGCTTTGTGTTCAGACTAGGCAGAAATAGACTTAATAAAGCTAGAGCAAATAACACGTGAGTTTATTAATGACTCCGGTAATATATCAGAAGAAGAGGTGTTAAAGCACAAGGAGTGCGTCATAATGTTACCAGGGGAAAAGCAATTAGTGGAAAACTTGAAAAAATTAGAAAAAAGAATATCTGATTTCATTGGATCTGTTCATGATTATGAAAATCTTGAACGTGATGGACATTGTTCAGCTTTTTTCAACTACCCTAGAAAAGAAGATTTTATGGTGCTTGCAAAAATAACAGATGAGTTGTTTTCTGAAAAAGATGATTTCGAATTTGTAGATAAGAAAGATGTACCAGATAAGGAAGAGTTGCCTGATACATCTCTAGCAGTTCAAAATACATCAAAAGTAGGAATGCTGAGCTGGTTAGGTTTTTCTTCTTAATGTATGTAAAGTGATACTCTTTTCATACTCTATTTGAGCTGAACGAAGAGTATCACAACTTGAGTTGGTAGATAAGAATAAAGACCTTGTTGATAGCTAGCATGCATCAAACAAGCTCTACGAAGTTGTTGTCTGTAACGGTGCAAGCCAACAGCCAGGACTTTAGAGTGTGATACACAATCGTACGAACATTTGCTTTTGTTAAGCACAACAAATGATGTCATTCAAGTGCTCCAACATACAGCTGTACAAACATTGTAGTTTGAGAGCAATCTCCACAGGAGGGCGACGGTTCTTCTTCTCTATACATCTTTATATTACTACTTCTTAGTACTCATAAAAACTTAATTTCAACATATAAGGAGGATGTCATCCAAGCAGCAGCTAACACTGAGATCTAGAACATTTTCAATGACAAGGTTTATCATTTGGTTTTAAAAACACTATAGCATACCGTTCACAGAAATAAGAGGAAGATCCGTGAACGATTACTCTCGTTTTTTCTAAAGTATAAACTTAGATAAATCGAGCTGCTTCGAAATTGACTCAAGTTTATCTTTTACATACTTGCTGTCTATAATGAATTTTTCGCTATTTTTCTCAGAAGCAATGAAACTTATTTCATCTAAAAGCTTCTCCATGACAGTGTGAAGCCTTCTTGCGCCTATATTTTCCACTTGCCTATTAACTGTAAACGCTATTTCAGCTATGGTTTTTATACCATCATCAGTGAACTCAAGTGTCATATTTTCTGTTTTCATTAAAGCTATGTATTGCTTTAACAAACTAGATTCTGGTTCCTTTAATATTCTTATTAAATCCTCTTGAGTAAGTGCCTTAAGTTCTACCCTGATCGGTAATCTGCCCTGCAATTCCGGTAAGAGGTCAGATGGTTTAGACTGATGAAAAGCACCAGATGCAATAAATAATATATAGTCTGTTTTTACATGGCCATACTTAGTTGTAACAGTTGTTCCTTCAAGTAGTGGTAACAGATCCCTTTGCACTCCTTCTCTGTTTACTTCACCTTTTATTTCTGTACGCGCTGCAATTTTGTCTATTTCATCCAAAAATACTATACCTTCATTACTAACAAGATCAATGGCTTCTTTGATTATCTTATCTTCATCCATTAGCCTTTCACTTTCTTCATTAATTAATATTTTACGCGCTTCTTTTACCTTCACCGTAATAGTTTTTGTTTTTTTGCTCCCATTAAACATTTTGCCCATTATCTCTGTTACATTCATCACACCAACTTGCCCACCTGGCATGCCTGGTATATCAAAAGTAGGTAACATACTCTTGCTTTCTCTGACGTTAACAGAAACTTCTCCGTCCTCACATTCTTTATTCTTCAACCTTTCTCTAAAAATTTTTTTACTTTCTTCGGTTGCATTTTCGCCTACCATAGAATTGACTATTATCTCCTCAGCTAAATTTAAAGCTTTTTTAGCTAAGGCTTTACGGGCTTTCTCTTTAACTAAAACTATTGCTGCATCAACCAAATCACGTATTATCGAGTCAACATCACGTCCAACATATCCTATTTCAGTAAACTTTGTTGCCTCAATTTTTATGAACGGTGCACCGGCAAGTTTTGCTAAGCGGCGAGCTATTTCAGTTTTACCAACCCCTGTATGACCAATCATCAATATATTCTTAGGTATGATTTCATCACGCAATGGAAATGGAACCTGATTGCGACGCCAACGATTTCTGAGTGCAATAGCAACAGCACGCTTTGCATCATCCTGTCCGATTATGAATCTATCCAATTCTTTAACTATCTTCTGTGGCGGCAGGTCATCTAACAAAACTTGAGTACTGTCATTAACTTGAACATCGCTTTCATTTGAATCAAAACCACTCTTAGTATCTTTATAGAGGTCATTTTTTTCATCGTAGGCGTCACTACTAGAAGACTGCCCTTCTGAAAGGGTTATAGACTGATTGGGAAAATTAGTGCATAAAGTTTTTTGCTTGGAAGACATATCACTCCTCTATCTTTTCAATAACTACATTATGATTTGTATAAACACATATATCGCCAGCTATCTTCATAGCCTTTTTTGCAATCTCTTCTATTGATATTCCTTTAATGTCAATTAAAGCTCTTGCTGCAGATAGAGCAAAATTTCCCCCAGAGCCAATAGCTGCGATTCCATCTTCAGGTTCAAGAACATCACCTGTTCCCGTAATTACTAATGAAATAGATTTATCTGCAACAATCATCATAGCTTCTAATTTCCTCAGATATTTATCCATTCTCCAGTCTTTTGCAAGTTCAACACATGCTCTCATTAATTGCCCTGGGTGCTTGTCAAGTTTAGATTCTAGTCTTTCAAAGAGAGTAAATGCATCGGCTGTTGCTCCAGCAAAACCGGCAATTACAGAATCACCAGAAAGACGCCTAACTTTTTTTGCTCCGGATTTTATAATAGTGTGGCCCAGTGAAACCTGTCCATCACCTATTACTACTACGCTTTTATCTTTTCTAATTGACAGTATAGTAGTTCCATACATTTTATTGTTATCGTGTTGAATCATTTTTCTATCACTTTAAATAAGAATCTCATTATGCTTTAATCTTTAGTCAAATTTACTAAATATGTTTAACTATAGCTTATAATATAGTACTTTCCTTATAACATTTAAAGTGCAGATGCAAAACATAATTCACCCAGATTTGGAAAAAAGTATAAATAATTGGTTCGGAGCAAAATTTAACGGCCTTACATTGCCATTTTATAGCTCTATAGATCTTAGAAACTCTGGTTACAAAATTGCCCCAGTGGACGCTAATTTATTTCCTGCAGGATTCAATAACTTAAGTGAAGAATCAAGAACGATGGCAGCAAGATTGATAGAAAGCTACTTTAAAAGACATCAATACAAAAAGGTTCTGATAATACCGGAAAATTATACACGCAATAAAATGTATATAGAAAACGTATTTGTTATAGAGAAAGTACTGCAGCTCGCAGGTTTTGAAACTAGAATTGGTCTTTTACATAATGAAGTATACAATTTAATAGAACCGTATGAAGCTATTGTGAAAGAAAACTCTCTATTAAAGACAACTTCAGGATTTGTGCCTGATGTTATTATACTGAACCGTGATATGACGAGCCACATTCCAGACATGCTAAAAGACGTAAAGCAAGATATAGTACCAAGCCCACTATACGGTTGGCATAGCAGGCAGAAATTTAAGTATTTTGAAATCTATCAAGAATTAGTGGCCGAATTTTGTGGCGAATTTAAAATGGACCCATGGCTTATTTCTGTGCTTACAGAAAGCTGTAATGGAGTTGACTTTAATGATGATTCATCACTAGGAGCAGTAGCGACTAAAGTTGACCAAATATTATCTCTAGTGCAAAAAAAATATGAGGAATATGAAATAAAAACACAACCTTACGTTTTTATCAAAGCAAGCAATGGCACATATGGGATGGGCATTATAACAGTAACAAGTGGAGAGGAAATATTAAACCTCAATAAAAAAAAGCGTCATAAAATGAAAAAGATAAAAGAAGGAATAGCAATCAATAGCGTTATTATACAAGAAGGTGTACCAACCATTGACGTATTTAAAAGCAGTTCTGCAGAACCGCTAATATACTATATAGGAAATACTCCAACATGTTACTTATACCGATGTAATAGCAGGAAAGATGTATATTCCAGCTTAAACTCCATTGACTGCGAATTTTATGACGTTAGCAAAATAGTGGAAGAAAAACCTCTAGCACTTTGGAATATAGTTAGTAAATTAGCAGTGTTAGCATTGGCAGTAGAAATAAAATCTTTTCACCTCTAACCCTTACATTTCCACAACGTTGCCATCGAGCAGATCATTACCGGGCTGAATATGGTTATGGCCAGCATTATCAAGTTCAGTGGAAGGGTCATCATTGATAGGTTGATTAAACAACTTGTCAAGTTGAACTACAAGAAACACTGCACTATATATTATGCTGACTGTTACGCTTAAGTTGAAATTATAGATTATACCATTACCTAAGTTTATTGGTATAGTTGGAGTCTCTATCCTTCTTAATATGAAGTTTAATAAACCTAACGACAAAGTTAATGTGCTAATAATAAGGTCCTTCTTACACTCAGCAGACTTTTCAGGATCCTTATTATCCAGATATTTCTTGTATGTATAATAATAGCTTATAGGTTCTGAAATGAACAAAAATAGGATCGTTGATGTTAAGTGAATGTGACTTATTACGTCTGCATTACCCTTAGTAAAAAAATGGATGACTTTCAACATCATCAACGCTTCTATGGTGCTGCTTGCAAGATTAGCCGATTTACCCAAAATTTTTGCTAATTCTTTTTTACCCTTAGGGTCTTTATAATCTTTTACCAAATCCCGTAAGATGAATGCAGAATGGGCAATGTATAGGATAGATGTCGGAAATTTCACCCATCGGGCAACATTCTTTATAAAGGAGATATTGGATCTGTTATTGTCAATGAACTCGCAGCAAAATTGCAGTGAAATCTTACACAATAGAGCTGTTAAACCTGTTGTGATGCAGATTACCTTCCTGAAATCATGATCATAAATATCATGCACCTTTTGTGCGAGTATATTAGATTTCTTTTTTAGCTTGCTTGGCATAAAATAGTTAATAAAATAATAACTTTCTGTTATTTTATCACATAAAATCCTAAAAGAAAAGCCCTATAAATCAGGACTTTAAAGGTGATTTATGCATAGATCAGCCAAACATTTAATAAACAAAGAATCGGTACTGAGAGTTGGTACGCGAAAATAATATCCATTCTTGATAATTGCTTTATATTCTATATCAAGTTCAACTAGAGTTTCTGAATGCTCAGAAACAAAAGATATAGGTGATAAAACTACAGGTACACCATCAGCTTTTGTACGTGATAGCTCACTTTCAGTGCTTGGCTCTAGCCATTTTACAGGACCAATCTTACTCTGATAACATATTGACCAATCTAAGTTATTGATAGCTAACTTTTCTACTATTAACCCTACGCTTCTTTCTACCTGTGAAGCGTAAGGGTCGCCTTTTTTAATAACGCTAAGGGGCAAGCTATGAGCTGAAAATAGGACTCTTGGCTTACCAATTCTGCTGGCTAATTCGTAGTACTTAGCTATCAAGTTAGCATGAGCCTCAATAAAGTTTTCATTGTCATAATAATGATGAATTATTTTTGTATTGCATTTTAGGCCATGCTTTTTAGCATTTTTTTGCCAATTTTCGATGGATGACAAAGTTGTGGTAGTTGAATATTGAGGATACAGTGGCAACAGAATTACTTCGTCAGGATCAAACTGTTTTACACTTTTAACAACTTCGTCAGCAAACGGATGCCAATAGCGCATGCAAATGAATACCTTGTATACATGATTTTCATCTTCATTTAATTTTAGTTCTAAAGCATCAGCTTGCGCTTTCGTATTATCCAAAATCGGCGATTTACCTCCGATTTCCTCGTATATTTTTCGCGCAGTATTTTCTCGTTTCGCAGATATAAACTTTGCTAAAAGAAACCGAAAAGGGTTTGGTAGACTTATTATTCTTCTATCATAAAAAAGGTTGAATAAAAAAGGACGGACCGTATTCAGTGAATCAGGTCCACCAAGGTTAAATAAAATGACAGCCTTTTTCACCTACACACTACTACAACAAGTTACTTCTGGGGTGCCTATAAAATTAGCTACACACTCATCGAGTTTAGTTACAGGCACTAAATTTCTTACACTTGCATACAATAAATGGCCTGATCTCTGTAGGTTACTCTTGGTGAATGTGAAGCTCCAATCGAAAAATGTATCGACAAAAAGACTTGGTAACGTTTCAAGAAGTTCAACAGCAGCTAAAGACAGCATTATACAACTTTGCAGGACCTTCAAAAGAACCTTTAGAGGGAAAAGTAAAACTTTAACGAAAAGAGAGGTGCTACTTGTTTCATCCAGTGGTCGCCCTGAGTTAGGCGAATTATACTCGATGTGTTTTCTATTTTGATCAAAAATAGGAAATTTTATAGTATCTTTCTTAAATTCCTTATTCACTGTTTCTTTTGGGCAACCTGTTTGTTTTTCTAATAATTTTTCACGTAGATTAAAAGTTCTGACAATAAAACATGTGGCAATCATTAAAGCAGCGCATACGAGTGCACATTGTAGAAGACCAGTGAATGTAAGGCAAACAAGCGGTACTATGACAGCCATTTCAAAAAACGGAATAGTGTTTCTTTTCATTGCAAAGGCAGCACCTTTTTTTAATTCTGTATTATGATGTGAGCTATATTCCAAATAGCTTAAAAATGCCAAACTAAAAGTCAAAAATCCTTTTGTTCCACAAAAAATTGACGATTTCAAGTTATTGGCCAATTTTTTAGCAGTAGATTCAGCTTGTTTTTTAGTGGTAGGCTCAACTTGTTTGGTAGTGTTATTTTTACAACATTTACCCATACAATACCTCTTTGATGGTTTATTCTTAACTATAAATAAAAAACTACTTTTATCAAATCAAAATTTACAATAAAATAAATCTATAAATATACTATTTTATATAAGGAAATAATATGGCAATTGAGAGAACACTTTCGATATTAAAACCTGATGCAGTAAAAAATAATATTACAGGCAAGATAAATTCATATATTGAAAGCTCTGGACTGAAGATTATAGCACAAAAAATGATGTTACTGACAAAAAAACAAGCAGAGCTATTTTATGAAATTCATAAAGATAGACCTTTTTTTGGGGAGTTAGTGGAATTTATGACTTCTGGTCCTGTGATAGTTCAAGTTTTAGTTGGTGAAAATGCAGTAAGTAAATACAGACAAATCATGGGAGCTACCGATCCAAAGCAGGCAGATAAAGGTACAATCAGAGGTGATTTTGCTGATGACATAAGTGAGAATAGAGTTCACGGCTCAGATAGCACAGAAAACGCTCGTAAGGAAATAGCTTTCTTTTTTGCTGAATGTGAGTTGGTGTAGTTCACTCGGATTTTTCTATATATAAAAATTTTCTGGATCCTATGTCAAGCATACATCTGTACGAACGTTGTAATTTTAAGATGGTAAATGGTGTCATCTTAACTAGTGTGACATTAGACTTCTTTCAAAATTGAGGGAGAGAGAGTAAGATCAAGTATTTGGAAGCATGAAATATAAGGAAATAGAAAAGTTAGAAGGAGAAAAGTTTCGACGTTTAACGGGGGTAAAAAAATCAACATTTAAGAGAATGGTAGAAATTCTAGATGAGGAGGATAAAAGGAAAAAAGCTAGAAGTGGAAGAAAAAGCAAACTTTGTATAGAAGATAGATTACTTATGGCACTGGAATATATGAGAGAATATCGTACATATTTTCATATAGGACAAAGTTATGGCATGAGTGAAAGCAACTGTTTTAAAATAATAAGGTGGGTAGAAGACACATTAATAAAACATCCAGATTTTGCATTACCAGGAAAAAAAGATCTATTAAATAGTAATGTAGAATACGAAGTTTTGGTAATAGATGGAACTGAAACAGCAGTAGAAAGGCCAAAAAAAAGCAAAAGCGCTTTTACTCTGGAAAGAAAAAAAGGCATACTATAAAAACACAAATAGTAACAGAGAAGAAGAGTAAAAAGGTCGTATGTACATCTTTCTCCAATGGTAGAAAACATGATTTTCGGATGTTTAGAGAATCAAAGATAGCAATATTACCGCAAACTAATACCAATCTCCACTAATAGATAGACAAATAGTAAAAACTACAAATAATTGAGGCTAGAAAGAATAAATATGTAGTTTATGGCAGGAAAAAGTAAAGCAATAGGAGAAGAACTATATAATCAATGCAAGTTAGAATTAAAAAAATATGGAATAAGAGGAGAGATAGGAAGAAGGTTACAAGCAATAATATCAGCAAAGGAGTATGGTATCTCAAAAGTTGCTAAAATATATAGAATTACGAGAACGACATTAATGAAATGGATTGCAAGATTTAAAGAAAAAGGTGTTATTGGGTTTGCAATACAGCCAGGGCGAGGACCTAAACCAAAACTGAACGAGGAGAAGAAGGAAAAAATAAGAGAGGTAATAGAAGAAGATGGGGCAAATCTGACTGCTAAAAAATTGCAAGGTATAGTTGAAGGAATGTTAGCTATCAAAGTAAGTGAGTCAACGGCGAGAAGGCTTATGAAGAAGCTAGGATTTACATATATCACACCTCGTCCAGCACATTATAAACAAGACAAAAACAAACAAGAGGAGTTCAAAAAAAATCTCAATGAAATTGTGGAAAAGAACCGGAAAAAGGAGGTTTTTTTTCGATGAATCGAGATTTGGAACGCACTCAAAAGTTGGACATGGATGGTTTAAAAAACCCCAGTTGCGGATTAGAAGTCAGTGAAAAAGATAGGGAAATAGGGTAAACTCCGGAAACATATTATCAAAAAGTAGAGAGGTTACCCATGAATAAAAATGTAACAGAATTATTTTGCTTTGTAGACGATTTTTGCAAGGCTATAAACAAAAATTTCGCAGAAAAACTCCTGCCAAACAGTAAAAAACCTACCAGAACGCCAGAGATTACGCATTCTGAAATTCTTACTATAATTTTACTTTATCAACAATCTAGATGTGAGGACTTTAAATCTTTCTATACATATTATTTGAAAGCACTATATGGATCTGAGTTTCAAAATTTGCCAACATATAGTAGATTTATTAGGCTAAAACCGAGGGTTTTATGGTATTTAGCATTACTTTTGCAATGGCTATGTGAGCAGTCGAAAATGACAGGGATTTCGTACATAGATGCAACATCTATCGCTGTTTGCCATCCAAAAAGAATCTCAAGAAACAAAGTTTTCAAAGGATTGGCAAAGCTTGGAAAGACTACATATGGCTGGTTTTTTGGTTTTAAATTGCATATGGTAATTAATGAAAAAGGTGAAATTCAAGGAGTTACACTTACTAAAGGTAACGTTGACGACAGAAAACCAGTACCAAAATTAACTGAAAAACTGACTGGTCTTTTGTTTGGTGATAAGGGCTATATAAAGAAAGAGCTCTTTGCAAAACTCTTCGATAGAGGACTAAAACTCGTTACCAAAGTAAAAAAAGGTATGAAAAACACATTAATGCTACTTGAAGAAAAGATTTTTTTAAGAAAAAGGTCGATTATTGAAACAGTTTTTGGCTACCTAAAAGACAGACTTGAGCTTGAGCATTCAAGGCACAGGTCTCCAATAAATTTCTTGGTGCACGTCTTTTCCACATTAGTTTCATATTCCATGAAGCCTAAAAAGCCCTGTATTTCTAGATTTTACTATATTGATTAATCCGCAACTGGGGTTTAAAAAGGGCTCAAGAACACAAGTTAAAGTAAAAATCGGAAGAGAAAACTTCTATCTTTACAGCGCTGTAAATCCCAGGAATGGAGAGGATATTAGCCTACTTGCTCCACATGTAAACACAGATTGCATGAACATATTTTTGGAGCAGATGTCGAAAGATTTGGGGACTAGAGAAGCTTTTCTTATCATGGATTGCGCAAGTTGGCATAGGTCTAAAGGTTTAAAAACTCCTGAAAATATCACCATAATTTATTTGCCGCCGTACTCGCCTGAGCTCAATCCTGTGGAAAGATTTTGGCAACATTTAAAGGAAAATATAATAAAGAACAAGATGTATGACTCTATTAAATTACTTGAAAATGCTGTATCTGAATTTATTCGAGATATTACGGAAAGTTCGATCAAAACCATTTGCTCTGTGAATTATTTGTCTAGTTATTTATGAGGGTTGGTATAAGATCCTAGCTGATTCTGGTTACAGAGGAATGCAAAAGATACATAAAAATGTTGAATTACCACATAGAAGATCAAAAAAGAATCCTTTATCAAAGGAGAAAAAAGCAGAAAATAGATCTCTCTCTATACGAAGAGTGGTAGTTGAAAACGTAATCGGCTTATTGAAAAGGTTTAAAATCATTTCTGACAGATATAGAAATCGACGAAAACGTTTTGGCTTAAGATTTAATTTGATTGCCTCTATTCACAATAGAGAGCTCCTTTCATGAATTTTGAAAGAAGTCTATTAAAACGACAATGACAAGGTTGTACCAAGTAGCTCACACTGGAACTTATAGCTATAATGAGTAACTACGTCATACCGCCGCGGTATCTCAGCCTAGATCCCGCAGCGGTATGACGAGGTCTTTCAATAACCTGTGTTAGCTATAGAATATCTTAAATCACAGATTTGGTTACTATGCTTCTCCTTAAATTGACCATTTCCCCTAAACGCTATTAGCTTTCTTAAAACTTACATTAATGCCTATTTTGCCTAAACTGAAGCATCTTTTCCAATTTTTTCTAGCATCAACTCAGCAGCTTTTTGTTCAGCAATCTTTTTACTAGAAGCGCATGCAGAAACTTTACTATAATCTTCTATGCAAACTGATATAGTAAATTCAGGATTGTGCGCTGGTCCAGTTTGTTTTACAAGCTCATACTCTGGTAAAGGCAATTTGTTTTTCTGAGTCCACTCTTGCAGTGAGGTTTTAGGATCTTGAGGGGGGTCAAGCATGCTTTTGGCTAGCTTTTCCCAATATTGGGTAATAAATTTTTCAACATTTTCAAGTCCGCCATCAATATAAATTGCACCTATTAGTGCTTCAAGCGAGTTTTCTAAATTTTTTAGATTACATCTCCCTCCATTGCAGCGTTCACTATTATTCATGATGATAAAACTGCCTAATTTTATTTCTTTAGCAACATTAGCAATGGTGTTGCCACAAACTAAATCCGTCTTTCTTTTTGCCAATGCTCCTTCTTTTTCTTCAGGAAATAGTTTAAACAGTATGGCAGATACGACCATATTCAAAACACTATCGCCCAAAAACTCTAGTCTTTCGTAGCTTACAATCTGGTTTTTGCTATTCCTTTTATTTACGCTTGGGTGAGTTAGTGCCTCTTCTAATATTGCATAATTTGTAAATTTATAATCAATGATCTTAGATATTGCATCATTCAAACTCTTCATACCCATTATTTAAAAGAAAAACACTTCCTACCACACCTTTATACCAAAGAATTAGTTTTGTTTTATTAAAATAATACCAACAACTTCCAAAATTAATGTATACAACCCACCACCTCACTAATGTTACTAAATCCATCTCTCCTTATTAGTTCTGCAAGTTCTAGATTAATTTTGTTTACAACTTGAGGTCCGTGGTATATGAGAGCAGTGTACAACTGCACCAAAGAGGCTCCTGCCTTTATTTTTTTATATGCATCAGCACCACTTGAAATTCCTCCGCACCCTATCAATAATATTTTGCCTTTAGTAAGTTTGTACATATCGCTCAATAACTCGGTTGAAAGTTTAAACAGCGGTTTGCCACTCAACCCACCACTCTCGTTGTGGTGGGAATGTAAGTTATTCCGACTGATCGTAGTGTTGCTCACTGTTAATCCGTCAATCTTATATTCCAACGCAAGCTCAGCGATATTTTCTTTCGTTTGCTGATCTATATCTGGTGAGATTTTTAATATTATTGGTATCGATTCAGAGCTATCAATTGATTTTCTGGTTATAGTGATAGATTTCAACAATGTGGATAATTCTTTTTTATTGTGTAAATCGCGCAAATTAGGTGTGTTTGGGGATGAGATGTTCAGCACTATATAATTGCTTTTTCCATATACCATCTTTATTAAATCAACATAATCACGGATTTGGTCTTTCGATGCGCTATTTTTTCCTATATTTATGCCAAAAATGCAGTCATCAAGCTTGGTTTCATCTATTTGTTTAAGAAAATAGTCTATTCCTTGATTGTTAAATCCCAATCTGTTAATTACCCCTTGATCTTTAATTAACCGAAAAATTCTTGGTTTTTTGTTTCCATATTGGGGATATTTCGTTACAGTACCAGCCTCAATAAATCCAAAACCAAATGAAAGCATAGGCCTTATAACTTCTGCATTCTTGTCAAAACCTGCAGCCAGGCCCACGGGGCTTCTGAGCTTATTATCAAAAAAATTCACACTCAAAGATTCTGGTAGTTCTATAGGATTCTTATAAGGTGTTTTCTTTAATGCCATAATTGCTAAAGAGTGAGCAACTTCAGGCGGCAGTAAAAACAATAAATTACGTAATATCATTTTGTAAAGCACTTTGCTTATTTTTAGTTTATTCTCTACCACTAAACACCATAAGAGTATACTTTAAAGATTTGAAAAACAAAAATTCTTCATTCCGCTACGTGTTAGCGGGATCTCAACATAGATACCGCGGCGGTATGACGTAGGATTGGGTTAGCTATAGGACAAAGAGCTATAAAAAAAAATTTTTACTCTAACGAAAAAATTACTTCCGCATATTAAAAACCTCATTACAATAATAGTAGAGATATTTAGAGAGCTCAAGATCTATCTCCGTCTGCAGACTTTTCACTAAATAATCAAATTCAGCAAAAAATGTAGCGTATCTTCTTCAGTGTATGTGGGTGCACACGCATGCTTATACCAACCCTCATAAATAACTAGACAAATAATTCACAGAGCAAATGGTTTTGATCGAACTTTCCGTAATATCTCGAATAAATTCAGATACAGCATTTTCAAGTAATTTATACCAATCTCCACTAATAGATAGACAAATAGTAAAAACTACAAATAATTGAGGCTAGAAAGAATAAATATGTAGTTTATGGCAGGAAAAAGTAAAGCAATAGGAGAAGAACTATATAATCAATGCAAGTTAGAATTAAAAAAATATGGAATAAGAGGAGAGATAGGAAGAAGGTTACAAGCAATAATATCAGCAAAGGAGTATGGTATCTCAAAAGTTGCTAAAATATATAGAATTACGAGAACGACATTAATGAAATGGATTGCAAGATTTAAAGAAAAAGGTGTTATTGGGTTTGCAATACAGCCAGGGCGAGGACCTAAACCAAAACTGAACGAGGAGAAGAAGGAAAAAATAAGAGAGGTAATAGAAGAAGATGGGGCAAATCTGACTGCTAAAAAATTGCAAGGTATAGTTGAAGGAATGTTAGCTATCAAAGTAAGTG contains the following coding sequences:
- a CDS encoding quinone-dependent dihydroorotate dehydrogenase, whose protein sequence is MVENKLKISKVLYKMILRNLLFLLPPEVAHSLAIMALKKTPYKNPIELPESLSVNFFDNKLRSPVGLAAGFDKNAEVIRPMLSFGFGFIEAGTVTKYPQYGNKKPRIFRLIKDQGVINRLGFNNQGIDYFLKQIDETKLDDCIFGINIGKNSASKDQIRDYVDLIKMVYGKSNYIVLNISSPNTPNLRDLHNKKELSTLLKSITITRKSIDSSESIPIILKISPDIDQQTKENIAELALEYKIDGLTVSNTTISRNNLHSHHNESGGLSGKPLFKLSTELLSDMYKLTKGKILLIGCGGISSGADAYKKIKAGASLVQLYTALIYHGPQVVNKINLELAELIRRDGFSNISEVVGCIH
- the rnc gene encoding ribonuclease III → MKSLNDAISKIIDYKFTNYAILEEALTHPSVNKRNSKNQIVSYERLEFLGDSVLNMVVSAILFKLFPEEKEGALAKRKTDLVCGNTIANVAKEIKLGSFIIMNNSERCNGGRCNLKNLENSLEALIGAIYIDGGLENVEKFITQYWEKLAKSMLDPPQDPKTSLQEWTQKNKLPLPEYELVKQTGPAHNPEFTISVCIEDYSKVSACASSKKIAEQKAAELMLEKIGKDASV